Proteins from a single region of Bacillus sp. (in: firmicutes):
- the rsmD gene encoding 16S rRNA (guanine(966)-N(2))-methyltransferase RsmD, which yields MRVIAGKCKGRPLKAVPGMETRPTTDKIKESIFNIIGPYFDGGIGLDLFGGSGGLGIEALSRGLDKVIFVDRNRKAVEIIKQNIEFCSFREQSEVFCNDATRALSAIKKRDLKFSYIFLDPPYKVKELENIISVIAEANLLTADGIVIAEHGADIALSIAIGTLQLVRREIYGSTTAVSIFKRNENTENSI from the coding sequence ATGAGGGTAATTGCAGGAAAGTGTAAAGGTAGACCTCTTAAGGCTGTCCCAGGGATGGAGACAAGACCAACGACAGATAAAATTAAGGAATCGATTTTTAATATAATCGGCCCTTATTTTGATGGTGGCATAGGGCTTGATTTGTTTGGTGGCAGTGGCGGGCTTGGCATTGAAGCGTTAAGCAGGGGCTTAGACAAAGTTATTTTTGTTGATCGGAATAGGAAAGCTGTGGAAATTATTAAGCAAAATATTGAGTTCTGTAGTTTTCGTGAACAGTCCGAAGTATTTTGCAATGATGCAACGAGAGCACTAAGTGCAATCAAAAAGCGTGACTTGAAATTTTCGTATATCTTTCTAGATCCGCCTTATAAAGTAAAAGAATTAGAAAATATTATTTCTGTCATTGCAGAAGCCAACTTGCTAACGGCAGATGGTATTGTTATTGCTGAACATGGAGCTGATATTGCGCTTTCAATTGCAATAGGTACTCTCCAATTAGTAAGAAGAGAAATATACGGGAGTACAACGGCAGTTTCTATTTTTAAACGCAATGAAAATACTGAAAATTCAATATAA
- the coaD gene encoding pantetheine-phosphate adenylyltransferase: MASIAVCPGSFDPITLGHLDIIKRGAKVFGTLYVCVLNNSSKNPLFSVDERIELIRTVTRDIPNVVVEAFDGLLIEYARTKNATAILRGLRAVSDFEYEMQITSMNRTLGEEIETFFIMTNNQYSFLSSSIVKEAAKYHGDISSLVPKEVERALREKYES; this comes from the coding sequence ATGGCTAGTATTGCTGTTTGTCCTGGAAGTTTTGACCCAATTACACTTGGACACTTAGATATTATTAAACGCGGCGCCAAAGTATTTGGAACGCTTTATGTTTGTGTATTAAATAATTCATCAAAAAATCCGCTTTTTTCAGTTGATGAAAGAATAGAGCTAATCCGTACGGTTACACGCGATATCCCCAATGTCGTCGTTGAAGCATTTGATGGATTGTTGATTGAATATGCTCGAACAAAAAATGCAACGGCAATTCTGAGAGGCTTAAGAGCGGTTTCAGACTTTGAGTATGAAATGCAAATTACATCGATGAATAGAACGCTTGGGGAAGAAATAGAAACCTTTTTTATTATGACAAATAATCAATATTCTTTTTTAAGTTCAAGTATTGTGAAAGAAGCAGCGAAATATCATGGAGATATTTCAAGCCTTGTTCCGAAAGAAGTTGAAAGGGCATTAAGGGAAAAATATGAAAGCTGA
- the ylbJ gene encoding sporulation integral membrane protein YlbJ — MTRSKLHTILLAISITLIATGLIFFPKESLEASKRGLEMWWGVVFPSLLPFFIVSELLIGYGVVKFIGILLEPLMRPLFKVPGIGGVVWAMGMASGFPAGAKLTARLRQENQLTAIEAERLVSFTNSSNPLFIFGAVSVGFFNNANIGVLLAAAHYLGNFCVGLFMRFHGYKDSVDEPHTTKRFFSLKEAFHSLHETRLKNYKPIGKMLGEAVTSSIHTLLMIGGFIILFSVFNRLLYIVGISELFSVFFSYILAFFQIPVELALPLLSGMFEITLGSQLTSQTEGVDLFYKVIITSFILAFSGFSVQAQVASLLAEANIRFQPFFMARMMQGIFSSIFAYLLWKPLYANLYSINNKEVIPAVANDGGLSWVNVYWEFLLQYGALITIASLFLYIILYAKANVQIEKS, encoded by the coding sequence GTGACACGTTCTAAATTACATACAATCCTACTGGCAATCTCAATTACACTTATTGCCACCGGATTGATTTTTTTTCCAAAAGAATCACTAGAAGCTTCTAAACGAGGATTAGAAATGTGGTGGGGAGTTGTCTTCCCTTCCTTATTGCCATTTTTCATCGTCTCAGAATTATTAATCGGCTATGGTGTCGTAAAATTTATTGGAATACTATTAGAACCTCTTATGCGCCCATTATTTAAGGTCCCTGGCATTGGAGGAGTTGTTTGGGCAATGGGAATGGCTTCTGGCTTTCCTGCTGGGGCAAAGCTTACAGCACGGCTTCGCCAAGAAAATCAGCTAACAGCAATCGAAGCAGAGCGTTTAGTCTCTTTTACGAATTCATCAAATCCCCTTTTTATTTTTGGAGCCGTTTCCGTCGGTTTTTTTAATAACGCCAATATCGGCGTATTATTAGCGGCAGCCCATTATTTAGGTAATTTTTGTGTTGGGCTTTTTATGAGATTTCATGGATATAAAGATTCTGTAGACGAGCCCCACACTACAAAGCGATTTTTTTCATTAAAGGAGGCCTTTCATTCTCTTCATGAAACTAGATTAAAAAACTATAAACCAATTGGCAAAATGTTAGGGGAAGCGGTTACCTCCTCAATCCACACATTATTAATGATCGGCGGCTTTATTATTTTGTTTTCTGTGTTTAACCGATTACTTTACATAGTAGGAATCAGCGAGCTATTTTCTGTATTTTTCAGCTACATACTCGCGTTTTTTCAAATCCCAGTTGAATTAGCTTTGCCGCTATTATCAGGCATGTTTGAAATAACGTTAGGAAGCCAATTAACGAGTCAAACTGAAGGCGTGGATTTATTTTATAAAGTTATTATTACAAGCTTTATTTTGGCGTTTAGTGGTTTTTCAGTTCAAGCGCAAGTGGCTAGTTTATTAGCAGAAGCTAACATTCGTTTTCAACCTTTTTTTATGGCTAGAATGATGCAAGGGATCTTTTCCTCTATTTTTGCTTATTTATTATGGAAGCCATTATATGCAAATTTGTATTCAATCAACAATAAAGAAGTCATCCCAGCTGTTGCAAATGATGGCGGGCTGTCCTGGGTCAATGTTTATTGGGAGTTTTTATTACAATACGGCGCGCTCATCACGATTGCGTCACTCTTCTTATACATCATTCTTTATGCAAAAGCCAATGTTCAAATTGAAAAAAGCTGA
- a CDS encoding patatin family protein translates to MRKPRIGLALGSGGARGFAHLGVLKALNEANIPIELLAGSSMGALVGGLYGAGHDLERLQKLAKAFRRKYYLDFTVPKMGFINGQKIKEFIRMFTFGKTIEQLSPMLWIVATDIHTGEKVIFKEGPLAEAIRASISIPGIFVPEKIDDRLLVDGGVVDRVPISVVKEMGADIVIAVDVSQLKGNVEVSSIFDVILQSIDIMQDELARLKQYDADVVIKPYVEQYSSKAFTNTEDIIRLGEEETVKQIPFILDAIEKWKESRHE, encoded by the coding sequence TTGAGAAAACCAAGAATAGGCTTAGCTCTCGGTTCAGGTGGAGCTAGAGGTTTTGCTCATCTAGGTGTATTAAAAGCATTAAATGAAGCCAATATACCAATTGAGTTGCTGGCAGGCAGCAGTATGGGAGCGTTGGTGGGAGGTTTATATGGAGCCGGACATGATCTTGAGCGTCTTCAAAAGTTAGCAAAAGCATTTAGACGAAAGTATTACCTTGACTTTACCGTTCCGAAAATGGGCTTTATAAATGGCCAAAAAATCAAAGAATTTATTAGGATGTTTACATTTGGAAAAACGATTGAACAACTTTCCCCTATGCTTTGGATTGTGGCAACTGATATTCATACGGGTGAAAAGGTTATTTTTAAGGAAGGTCCTCTTGCAGAAGCAATCAGAGCAAGTATATCAATACCAGGAATATTTGTCCCTGAAAAAATTGATGACCGCTTGCTTGTGGATGGGGGGGTTGTCGACAGGGTGCCTATTTCTGTTGTAAAAGAAATGGGAGCAGATATTGTTATAGCTGTTGATGTTTCACAACTGAAAGGTAATGTGGAGGTTTCTTCAATTTTTGACGTAATTTTGCAAAGCATTGATATTATGCAGGATGAATTAGCACGGTTAAAACAATATGATGCAGACGTTGTAATTAAACCATATGTTGAACAATATAGTTCTAAGGCATTCACGAATACTGAAGATATTATCCGCTTAGGCGAAGAGGAAACGGTGAAGCAAATTCCTTTTATCTTAGATGCTATCGAGAAGTGGAAGGAGTCACGTCATGAATAA
- a CDS encoding PDZ domain-containing protein codes for MNKRRNMTKSWILVVLITLFLSLFLSFFQLPYYISSPGAATELAPIVKVEGGNKERGSFSLTTVRIGKANVIQYAWAKVNDYYEIYPKEYIRPEGETEDEYSHRQLQMMESSKEQATVVAYTKAKKDIKINYNGVYVMSVIPGMPAEKLLKVGDRLFSVDNREMKSSEEFIKYVSNKGQGDAVTLKLERKGKTMEVKVPLAVFPKEKTGEKKDKVGLGILLVTDRIVEVNPPVEIKTDKIGGPSAGLMFSLEIYNQLIDEDLTKGYKIAGTGTISYEGEVGRIGGIQQKIVAADKSSIEIFFAPNERGKKRLDENGKAILTNYEEALETAKNIKTDMKIIPVNTFDEAVKYLEKLSPKK; via the coding sequence ATGAATAAACGAAGAAACATGACAAAGAGCTGGATCTTAGTTGTTTTAATTACACTTTTTCTTTCACTTTTTCTTTCATTTTTTCAATTACCATATTATATTTCCTCACCAGGGGCGGCTACAGAATTAGCACCGATTGTAAAGGTAGAAGGGGGAAATAAAGAAAGAGGTAGCTTTTCATTAACAACCGTTCGGATTGGCAAAGCAAATGTAATCCAGTATGCTTGGGCCAAGGTAAATGATTATTATGAAATCTATCCAAAGGAATATATCCGTCCAGAGGGTGAAACAGAGGATGAGTATTCGCATCGCCAGCTACAGATGATGGAAAGCTCAAAAGAACAGGCCACTGTTGTTGCTTATACGAAAGCTAAAAAGGATATTAAAATCAACTATAATGGCGTTTACGTTATGAGCGTTATTCCAGGAATGCCTGCGGAAAAGCTCCTTAAGGTTGGTGATCGTCTTTTTTCAGTGGACAATCGCGAAATGAAATCATCTGAGGAATTTATTAAATATGTTTCTAATAAGGGTCAAGGGGATGCTGTCACTTTAAAATTAGAACGAAAAGGAAAGACTATGGAGGTAAAGGTACCATTAGCTGTTTTTCCAAAAGAAAAGACAGGGGAGAAGAAAGACAAAGTAGGCTTAGGTATCCTGCTTGTAACGGATCGTATAGTGGAAGTAAATCCACCAGTGGAAATTAAAACAGACAAAATTGGCGGTCCTTCTGCCGGATTGATGTTTTCACTTGAAATATACAATCAACTGATTGACGAAGATCTTACAAAAGGCTATAAAATCGCCGGTACAGGCACGATTAGCTATGAAGGAGAAGTAGGCCGTATTGGTGGTATTCAGCAAAAAATCGTCGCGGCTGATAAATCAAGTATAGAGATTTTCTTTGCACCAAATGAAAGAGGGAAAAAACGGCTTGATGAAAACGGCAAGGCTATTTTGACAAATTATGAGGAAGCACTTGAAACGGCAAAGAATATAAAAACGGATATGAAAATTATTCCGGTCAATACATTTGATGAGGCTGTAAAGTATTTGGAAAAATTGTCGCCAAAAAAATAA
- a CDS encoding nucleotidyltransferase yields MKSVGVIVEYNPFHNGHYYHIQKSKKVTEADIVVAVMSGNFLQRGEPALVSKWARTKMALESGVDVVIELPYVFATQKAEVFAHGAVSLLHALKVDNLCFGSENGSIQSFQQTLHIMETKKDEFDNFIQPALKEGTSYPRAAAEAFQSLGIIDSMVDLSEPNNILGFHYLQAIHQLKSNIQPYTIKRTKANYHDEHIEDEQIASATSIRKTLFSGSTNLVEIQNVIPDTTFTHLESYKNKYGMFHQWEDYFPFLKYRLLSTTAAELKEIYEVEEGLENRILQLITEAATFQEFMEKIKTKRYTWTRLQRICLHILTNTKKQTMKNNNNQPTYIRLLGMSLLGQEYLHKIKKNLELPIVSRPSTFSNEQMMLDIKATNVYASCLKEPFRTNMIKSEYVNPPIRYDQNNRQFL; encoded by the coding sequence ATGAAGAGTGTTGGAGTCATTGTTGAATATAATCCCTTTCATAACGGGCATTATTATCATATCCAAAAATCAAAAAAAGTAACGGAAGCGGATATAGTGGTCGCTGTGATGAGCGGTAATTTTCTACAACGTGGGGAGCCTGCCTTAGTAAGTAAATGGGCACGAACAAAAATGGCGCTTGAAAGTGGTGTTGATGTTGTCATTGAACTTCCCTATGTATTTGCCACCCAAAAAGCCGAGGTTTTTGCACATGGTGCTGTCTCCTTGCTCCATGCCTTAAAAGTTGATAATTTGTGCTTTGGTAGCGAAAATGGTAGCATTCAATCATTTCAACAAACTTTGCATATAATGGAAACAAAAAAAGACGAATTCGACAACTTTATTCAACCTGCTCTTAAGGAGGGGACAAGCTATCCAAGAGCAGCCGCTGAAGCTTTTCAGTCATTAGGCATTATTGATTCAATGGTTGATTTATCGGAGCCGAATAATATTTTAGGATTCCATTATCTTCAAGCCATACATCAACTTAAAAGCAATATTCAACCGTACACAATTAAACGAACAAAGGCAAATTATCATGATGAGCATATTGAAGATGAACAAATCGCTAGTGCTACAAGTATACGCAAGACATTGTTTTCTGGAAGTACTAATCTTGTGGAAATCCAAAATGTTATTCCAGATACTACATTCACCCATTTAGAATCATATAAAAATAAATATGGAATGTTTCATCAATGGGAAGATTACTTTCCATTCTTAAAATACCGCTTGCTTTCAACAACAGCTGCAGAGCTGAAAGAAATTTATGAAGTCGAAGAAGGGCTAGAAAATCGTATTTTACAATTGATTACAGAAGCCGCTACATTTCAAGAGTTTATGGAAAAAATAAAAACAAAGCGTTATACATGGACAAGGTTACAAAGAATCTGCCTTCATATCCTTACTAACACAAAAAAGCAGACGATGAAAAACAATAATAATCAGCCTACCTATATTCGCTTACTTGGTATGTCTTTATTAGGCCAAGAATACTTACATAAAATCAAAAAAAATCTTGAACTTCCAATTGTTTCAAGACCCTCTACATTTTCAAATGAACAAATGATGCTTGATATTAAAGCGACAAATGTATATGCATCATGCCTTAAAGAACCATTTCGGACAAATATGATTAAAAGTGAATATGTAAATCCGCCAATACGGTATGATCAAAATAATCGACAGTTTTTATAA
- a CDS encoding DUF177 domain-containing protein, whose protein sequence is MKWYMTQLNQLRTKGIILDEMVDVSELTKTSEIRRISPVHVKGHGDFVSNKITFTITIQGKMILPCTRTLKDATHSFTIETTETYLLSPEGYGQLDEENLHLVEGEVLDLLPMVKENIILEIPMQIYCDDPSQEGGAPQSGNGWEVITEAEKKEKIDPRFSALKDFFKDKNNEQ, encoded by the coding sequence ATGAAATGGTATATGACTCAATTAAACCAATTGCGGACAAAAGGAATCATTCTTGATGAAATGGTCGATGTAAGTGAACTGACAAAAACATCTGAAATTAGAAGGATTTCACCTGTTCATGTTAAAGGGCATGGTGATTTTGTATCTAATAAAATTACATTCACCATTACGATTCAAGGGAAGATGATTCTACCTTGTACTCGTACTTTAAAGGATGCTACGCATTCATTTACAATTGAAACGACCGAAACATATTTGTTATCACCCGAAGGTTATGGTCAACTTGATGAGGAAAATCTTCATTTAGTTGAGGGAGAAGTTCTTGACTTATTGCCAATGGTCAAGGAAAATATTATTTTAGAGATTCCTATGCAAATCTATTGTGATGACCCGTCACAAGAGGGTGGTGCACCGCAATCAGGAAACGGATGGGAAGTTATTACAGAAGCTGAAAAGAAGGAGAAAATTGATCCGAGATTTTCAGCCTTGAAAGATTTTTTTAAAGACAAAAACAATGAACAGTAA
- the rpmF gene encoding 50S ribosomal protein L32: MAVPFRRTSKTAKRKRRTHYKLQVPGMVTCPNCGEMKLAHRVCKECGTYKGKEVVND, translated from the coding sequence ATGGCTGTACCTTTTAGAAGAACATCTAAAACTGCAAAAAGAAAGCGTCGTACACACTATAAATTACAAGTGCCTGGTATGGTAACATGCCCAAACTGTGGAGAAATGAAGCTTGCTCACCGCGTTTGTAAGGAATGTGGTACTTACAAAGGTAAAGAAGTAGTTAACGACTAA
- a CDS encoding enoyl-CoA hydratase/isomerase family protein, which translates to MEKVILERKRNGIVWLTINRPEKRNAIDFDVMDHFKTVIDEVRHNKKDKMLVITGAGHRAFCSGGDLSEFHNLHTRDEAYSMLSKMGEILYSLVTLPKPSVALLNGAAIGGGCEISSACDFRFASEKAKFGFVQGKLGITTGWGGASMLLEKLPHDKAMTLLMTAHRFTAQEGYELGFINKLLADQNLKEQCEAWLEAYISQSTGVLEAYKRTAIRKWERTNLRERMFEEIEQCAILWESDEHHAAVKSFLDA; encoded by the coding sequence ATGGAAAAGGTTATCCTAGAAAGAAAGAGAAATGGAATTGTATGGCTGACAATCAACCGTCCAGAAAAAAGGAATGCAATTGATTTTGATGTGATGGATCACTTTAAAACAGTTATAGATGAGGTTCGGCACAATAAAAAAGATAAGATGTTAGTCATAACAGGTGCAGGCCATCGGGCGTTTTGCTCAGGTGGGGATTTATCGGAATTTCATAATCTTCATACAAGAGATGAAGCTTACAGCATGCTTTCAAAAATGGGCGAAATTTTATATTCTTTAGTAACGTTACCTAAACCATCGGTTGCTCTATTAAATGGTGCAGCAATTGGGGGGGGCTGTGAAATCTCTTCAGCCTGTGATTTTCGATTTGCAAGTGAAAAGGCAAAGTTCGGTTTTGTGCAAGGAAAGTTAGGGATTACAACAGGGTGGGGAGGGGCATCAATGCTCTTAGAGAAATTACCACATGATAAAGCGATGACCCTGCTTATGACAGCGCACAGATTTACAGCTCAAGAAGGCTATGAGCTTGGCTTTATTAATAAATTATTAGCTGACCAAAATTTAAAAGAACAATGTGAGGCATGGTTAGAGGCTTACATTAGCCAAAGCACAGGAGTGTTAGAAGCGTATAAAAGGACAGCAATCAGGAAATGGGAACGTACAAATTTACGGGAAAGGATGTTTGAGGAAATCGAGCAATGTGCTATTCTTTGGGAATCTGATGAGCATCATGCAGCTGTAAAATCCTTTCTAGATGCCTAG
- a CDS encoding RsfA family transcriptional regulator has translation MTTLRQDAWTQDEDLLLAEVVLRHIRDGSTQLAAFDEVGQRLSRTAAACGFRWNSAIRKQYKSAIEIAKKQRKGEKVVESPQLAPPIVDTTQEGHNVENNNDNDSEKKSVISFHAIIDFLSSLESTMKSTDRLMEENESLRNELASLKQERIELLQKIEKLTENYHLIEEDYKALIEIMERARKMIVLQEDEGSKFKFQMDKNGNLERVKK, from the coding sequence ATGACAACATTAAGACAGGATGCATGGACGCAAGATGAAGATTTGTTGCTTGCTGAGGTCGTATTGCGACATATTAGGGATGGGAGTACGCAACTAGCCGCATTTGATGAAGTAGGTCAAAGGCTTTCAAGAACAGCGGCGGCTTGTGGCTTTAGATGGAACTCAGCCATTAGAAAACAATATAAATCTGCAATTGAGATAGCGAAGAAACAGAGAAAGGGCGAGAAAGTTGTAGAATCGCCGCAATTAGCACCACCTATTGTTGACACAACACAAGAAGGTCATAATGTTGAGAATAATAACGATAACGATAGTGAGAAAAAAAGTGTAATATCATTTCATGCGATTATCGACTTTTTATCGTCGCTTGAATCGACGATGAAAAGCACGGATCGTCTTATGGAAGAAAACGAGTCATTGAGAAATGAACTAGCTTCTTTAAAACAAGAGAGAATTGAACTGCTTCAAAAAATAGAAAAGCTAACGGAAAATTATCATTTAATTGAAGAGGATTACAAGGCGTTAATTGAGATTATGGAAAGAGCACGGAAAATGATTGTCCTTCAGGAAGACGAAGGCTCGAAGTTTAAATTTCAAATGGACAAAAATGGTAATCTAGAAAGAGTGAAAAAATAA
- a CDS encoding N-acetyltransferase yields MEIIPIEKLSVNFKTLEDFKSFKELGNYELQMLDDLKGSIVENDCNSPFYGIYYGDKLVARMSLYHTEKKFDYLFDDTRDYLYLSKLEVLPQYRKRGFGSQLIDFAKSFNLPIVTSPKVKSEGFWCKVGFIPFKPIMEVSEKLLVWDPDFLLDNKMN; encoded by the coding sequence ATGGAAATCATACCGATTGAAAAGTTATCCGTTAATTTTAAAACATTGGAAGATTTTAAGAGTTTTAAAGAATTAGGCAATTACGAGCTCCAAATGTTAGATGATTTAAAAGGCAGCATTGTTGAAAACGATTGCAATTCGCCCTTCTATGGTATTTATTATGGTGATAAGCTAGTTGCCCGCATGAGTTTATATCATACAGAGAAAAAATTTGATTATTTATTTGATGACACAAGGGACTACCTCTACTTATCAAAACTTGAAGTGTTACCTCAATATCGTAAGCGTGGGTTTGGTAGTCAGCTCATTGATTTTGCAAAAAGCTTTAACCTTCCGATTGTCACTAGTCCTAAAGTTAAATCAGAGGGATTTTGGTGTAAAGTAGGGTTTATACCTTTTAAGCCAATAATGGAGGTTTCTGAAAAACTATTAGTTTGGGATCCTGATTTCTTATTAGACAATAAAATGAATTAA
- a CDS encoding 2-dehydropantoate 2-reductase: MKVAVIGGGAVGLLVAAYLYRANITSVVYTRREEQAFLLNETGIEMMKNGISEKYPVTAYPFSNGLMNDEDLIIITVKQYDLAPIIAAFIENGVKTPLLFLQNGMGHISLLSKLYANSLFLGIVEHGVLKHSDVCITHTGEGQIKIAQYQGSVGNFGTIAQALNSVGFVIRSEAEWYPMLVKKLVANAVINPLTALYKIRNGSLLNNDFYFKNMKAVFDEVIQVVTIADVESLWEEVVSICKKTGNNYSSMYKDLEMMRQTEIQAILGYLLEEGKKSKKLMPLSTFLFYSIKGMENIREEERNG, from the coding sequence ATGAAAGTTGCAGTTATTGGCGGGGGAGCTGTCGGTCTCCTTGTCGCCGCTTATTTATACAGAGCTAACATAACGTCGGTTGTTTACACTAGAAGAGAAGAGCAGGCATTTCTTCTCAATGAAACTGGAATCGAAATGATGAAAAATGGAATAAGCGAGAAATATCCAGTTACAGCCTACCCTTTTTCAAACGGGTTAATGAATGATGAAGATTTAATTATAATAACTGTAAAACAATATGATTTAGCTCCAATTATTGCTGCTTTCATTGAAAACGGTGTCAAAACACCGCTTCTTTTTCTACAAAATGGGATGGGGCATATTTCTCTATTATCAAAATTATATGCAAATTCTCTTTTTTTAGGTATTGTTGAACATGGCGTTCTCAAACACTCTGATGTTTGTATTACTCACACTGGAGAAGGGCAAATCAAAATTGCGCAGTATCAAGGATCTGTAGGGAATTTCGGAACGATAGCGCAGGCGCTAAATTCAGTCGGATTCGTTATTCGCTCTGAGGCTGAGTGGTATCCAATGCTTGTGAAAAAATTAGTGGCTAACGCTGTCATAAACCCGTTAACAGCCCTTTATAAGATTCGAAATGGTAGTTTATTAAACAATGATTTTTATTTTAAAAATATGAAAGCTGTTTTTGACGAGGTTATCCAGGTCGTTACGATTGCCGATGTTGAAAGTTTATGGGAAGAAGTTGTTTCAATTTGTAAAAAAACCGGTAACAACTATTCTTCAATGTATAAAGATCTTGAAATGATGCGGCAAACAGAAATTCAGGCTATTTTAGGGTATTTACTTGAAGAAGGGAAAAAAAGTAAAAAATTGATGCCTTTGTCTACGTTTTTGTTTTATAGTATTAAAGGGATGGAGAACATTAGAGAGGAAGAGAGGAATGGTTAA
- a CDS encoding DUF3397 domain-containing protein: MVNLFATFVATIVTIPILVIFIVYWIARFLTKNNKKSLHISVDVSTLFFIIAVHYLISVIWGKSFLWIILLLLIFIAAVFVFLQWKINNEIIFKKVWKGFWRFSFLLFFFSYFSLVIYGLYQRLYHL; encoded by the coding sequence ATGGTTAATTTATTTGCGACCTTTGTAGCAACGATTGTCACAATTCCAATCCTTGTTATTTTTATCGTATATTGGATTGCGCGTTTCCTTACAAAAAACAATAAGAAATCACTTCATATTTCAGTTGATGTATCGACGCTTTTTTTTATCATAGCCGTTCATTATTTAATTAGTGTTATTTGGGGCAAATCATTTTTATGGATCATTCTTCTGTTATTAATATTTATAGCTGCAGTATTTGTTTTTTTACAATGGAAAATTAACAATGAAATTATTTTTAAAAAAGTATGGAAGGGTTTTTGGCGTTTTAGTTTTCTGCTTTTCTTTTTCAGTTATTTTTCACTTGTCATTTATGGATTATATCAACGACTATATCATTTGTGA